Proteins co-encoded in one Rattus rattus isolate New Zealand chromosome 5, Rrattus_CSIRO_v1, whole genome shotgun sequence genomic window:
- the Il1b gene encoding interleukin-1 beta, with protein sequence MATVPELNCEIAAFDSEENDLFFEADGPQKMKECFQALDLGCPDESIQLQISQQHLDKSFRKAVSLIVAVEKLWQLPMSCPWSFQDEDPRTFFSFIFEEEPILCDSWDDDDLLVCDVPIRQLHCRLRDEQQKCLVLSDPCELKALHLNGQNINQQVVFSMSFVQGETSNDKIPVALGLKGKNLYLSCVMKDGTPTLQLESVDPKQYPKKKMEKRFVFNKIEVKTKVEFESAQFPNWYISTSQAEHRPVFLGNSNGRDIVDFTMEPVSS encoded by the exons ATGGcaactgtccctgaactcaactGTGAAATAGCAGCTTTCGACAG TGAGGAGAATGACCTGTTCTTTGAGGCTGACGGACCCCAAAAGATGAAG GAATGCTTCCAAGCCCTTGACCTGGGCTGTCCAGATGAGAGCATCCAGCTTCAAATCTCACAGCAGCATCTCGACAAGAGCTTCAGGAAGGCAGTGTCACTCATTGTGGCTGTGGAGAAGCTGTGGCAGCTACCTATGTCTTGCCCGTGGAGCTTCCAGGACGAGGACCCAAgaaccttcttttccttcatctttgaaGAAG AGCCCATCCTCTGTGACTCATGGGATGATGATGACCTGTTAGTGTGTGATGTTCCCATTAGACAGCTGCACTGCAGGCTTCGAGATGAACAACAAAAATGCCTCGTGCTGTCTGACCCATGTGAGCTGAAAGCTCTCCACCTCAATGGACAGAATATAAACCAACAAG TGGTATTCTccatgagctttgtacaaggagagacAAGCAACGACAAAATCCCTGTGGCCTTGGGCCTCAAGGGGAAGAATCTATACCTGTCCTGTGTGATGAAAGACGGCACACCCACCCTGCAGCTGGAG aGTGTGGATCCCAAACAATACCCAAAGAAGAAGATGGAAAAGCGGTTTGTCTTCAACAAGATAGAAGTCAAGACCAAAGTGGAGTTTGAGTCTGCACAGTTCCCCAACTGGTACATCAGCACctctcaagcagaacacagaccTGTCTTCCTAGGAAACAGCAATGGTCGGGACATAGTTGACTTCACCATGGAACCCGTGTCTTCCTAA